The window GCCTGGCCGCCGGCCAGACGTTGGGCATCGTGGGGGAATCGGGCAGCGGCAAGAGCACGCTGGTGAAAGCGATTATCGGTCTGGAAGGCAGCACCGCCGGCACGGCCGAATTCATGGGCTTCGACATCACCGGCGAGTTGTCGCGACGAACGACCGATTTGATCCGCGAGATGCAAATGGTCTTCCAGAACCCCGATGCGACCATGAATCCGGCCTACACGGTTGGCACCCAAATCGGGCGGCCGATGATCCGCTTCGGCCTCGTGGGCAAGGCGCACGTGCGCGGCGAGGTGATCCGGCTGTTGGATGCCGTCCGGCTGGGCGAGGAGTATTTTGATCGCCTGCCCCACCAGTTGAGCGGCGGCGAGAAGCAGCGTGTCGGCCTCGCCCGCGCTCTGGCCAGCCGCCCCGACCTCATCCTGTGTGACGAACCGGTCAGCGCCCTCGACGTGTCGGTGCAGGCCGCGCTGCTCAACCTGCTGCTGGCCGTGCAGCGCGAGTTCGGCATGGCGATGCTCTTCATCTCCCACGATCTCAGCGTGGTGCGTTTCCTGGCCGATCAGGTGGCGGTACTATACCTGGGCGAGATCGTCGACATCGGCCCGGCCGAGGCCATCTATGCACCGCCCTATCATCCCTATACGGAAGCCTTGCTGTCGGCCGTGCCTATCCCCGACCCAGCCGCCCCGCAGCGACGCGTCCGTCTGGCCGGGGCCATGCCCAGCGCCGTCGCGCCGCCGCCCGGCTGCCGCTTCCACACCCGCTGTCCGCGCCGCGTGTTGCTGCCCAATGGCGGCGCGATCTGTGAAGTCGAGCGCCCGCCCTGGCGTGAGGCGGGTGGGGGGCAGCGCATCCTCTGCCACATTCCCATCGAGGTGCTGGCTTCGTTCCCGCCGGTCATCGACGACCGTTCCGTCTGATTCGACAGGCGGCGCGGCCGTGGTAAAACTGCGCCGTGTCTCAGATAACCCGGCTACTGCTTGCCCCGGCCCGGCTCTCGGCCCACGGGCCTGAACTGACTCATTCCATCGGCGTCGTGGTCGATGATGCCCGCGTCTATTGGGGCGATTGCCATCTTCCCGCCGCCACGGATGGGCCGCCCGCCGGCCGTGTGCTGGATGTCATGGCCTCGGCCCTGGTGGGGCAGGAACTCTCCGATTTTAGGGAACTTTGCGCGTCAATACCGGCGATCGATGCCGCGACGCTGGAACAATCCGGGGCATTTATCGGGGCAGGGCAACAGGCATTATTGGCGGCCGTGGCGGCCACAAGGCAACAGACAGCGGCCGAGACATTGGCCGAAGCGTATGGCTTCCCGGCCCCCCAACACGCGCCGATTGAAGTGCCGCTCTTCCTGGAGATAAGCGATTTCGCCGCCACAGCTGAGCGCATTGACCGGATGCTGGCCCTGCGCCCGGCGGCCGTCGGCTATCGCCTGACCGGCGGCCAGGTAGCGGAAGCCATCGGCCCCAATGCCGAATATTTGCAGCGCTTTGTCCGCGAACTGGCGGGACGAATTGCCACTCAGGCTGACGGGGAAGGGGGGTGGCCGGCTATCTATCTCGGCCTCAATGGCGCGCTGGGGGCGCTAGTTGGCGATCCGCGGCGACAATTGGGCCAGGTGCTCGGCCATTGCGCCGGTCTGCAATCGGCCGTCGGCGGTCTGGATTTATATCTGGAAGACCCCTTTGTGCTGGATGATGCCATTGCCCAACCGGCGCTATTCCACCAGCTTAAGGATTATTGCCGGCGGTCATCGGCCTTCGACAAGCAACCTTTCCTGGTCGCCCGCGCCCCTGGCCATGATCACGACAGCGTGAGTGCTTACGGCGATATCGGGGCGGTCGATGGGCTGGTATTCGATCTGGCCGCCGGCTGGTCTATCGACCGACTGATGACGCAATTGGTGGCCTTGCGCGGGGCAGGGGCGAGGGCGATTATTTCGCATAGTACGTTAGAACTCGTATCGCACCACTGGCCGGCAACAATTGCCGATATGGCGATTGCCGGGGCAACGGCGCTGCTGCTGAGCTATGACCACAGCCCGAACAGCCAACTGGCGACGACCACAGGGCGCATCGCCGAAGTTACCGCCTGGTTGGGGCGGGGCAACGGATAATCTATCCCATTTATCCCTGAAAATTAGTAAAAATTTCGTGTAGAAGAATTATTCGACACTGCACCCTTCTGCGCACGGGGCAGGGGGATTACAGTGTATCCAGAATATTCTGCACCCGCTCGTCCACCGCGTAGCCGCTATTGGGATCGTTGAGCGCATCGCGCGGAGTGACATCGAGATTATCCAGCCACTCCGTGACCACCTGGACACCCAGAACAGGGGCATAGATATTGCGCGTGGTCGTAACGTCGGCGTGGCCCAGAAATTCCTGCACCACTTCCAGCGGCATACCCGCCCGCAACAGTTGGGTGGCGCGATAATGGCGAAAGTCGTGGGCCGATAGGCTCTCGTGTAGATGCAGGGCGTTGACGGCCCGCTTGACGACGTTGTGCACCGAGGTGATGCTCAGACGCGCATCGCCCGAGTTGCGACTGTGGGAGACAAACAGGGCCTGGTTGGTGTCGCCGCGCTCGGCCAGATAGGCCACCACCGCCTCGCGGGCGTAGGCCCGAATGTGCAGGGTGCGCCCCTTGTTGCCCTTGCCGACAATCGTGGCGTAGGCGGCGCGGCCGTGGCCGACGTTGGCCCGGTTCAGCGATACCACCTCCGAGATGCGCGCCGCCGTCGAATAGAGCATCCGCACGATGGCCCGATCGCGCAGCACCGTCAGCCGGCGATTATAGCGGTCGTTGTCACCGGGCAGGGGCAGGGTGTCGTAGTATTCGACGATGCGCGGCACGTCCTGCCGGGCCAGGTCGAGATCGATCACGTTTTCGGCCTGATTGCGTTCGATCTGGCGGCGCGCCATCTGCCGTTGCAGCTTGCCCAGTTGCATCGTGTCCGGCAGCCGGTCATAGCCGTCCAGGAAGTTCAGATAGCCGACGATAGCGGCCATGTAGGTCGTCACCGTCGATTTGGCCCGGTTCGCCAGCAGCCAGCCGCGATACTCCAGCACGACGTCGGTGGTCAGTTGGCCGGGGGCCAACGGCCAGGCGTCCTTGCGCGAGTAGCCGGCCTTGCGATAATGTTGCAGCCAATCGGCGAACAGCCGCAAGCCGCTGCGATAGGTGGTCTCGGTCTTGAGGCTTTGCGCGCCGGCCTCGCGCAGGAAAGCCTCTTCATCGATCCACATCGGCCCCTCCGGCAGCGGCCGTTCCGAGATGGGCAATAGATTGGCTTCATGGCGGGCCATCGTCAACTCCTTCCGGGGCAGGGTGTATTGTGCCCAGGTGTGATGAGGCGTAACTTTCATACTTAAATTAACATACATTATTACAAATTAAACATTACGTCAAGTTATCCACTAGTCCAACGATGGGAAGAGGAACGCGGAGCACGCGAAGGGAAGACGCGGAGCACGCAGAGATAACTAAGCGCAGAATTCTCCGCGATCTCCGCGTTATCTGACTTTAGTAAACCCCAGAAGAACAGTCAGCATTAATCGACTTGAGCGCCGGAGTTCGGTAACATAGACCCACGAGGTGAATATGGACTTTGAATTGAGTGAAAGCCACAAGATGGTCGAGCGGACGGTCTACGACTTTGCGCGCAAGACTGTTATGCCGCTGATCAAGGAACACGACCGCGCCCACACGTACCCCCACGAATTGCTGCCGCAGATGGCCGCGCTGGGCTTCCTGGGCATCTGCCTGCCGGTGCGCTACGGCGGCGCGGGGCTGGATTATCTGTCGTTAGCCATCCTGTCCGAGGGGCTGGAGTATGCCGACTCATCGGTGCGCGAAACCATCGCCGTCCACCTGGGTCTCCACGCGTTGCCCATCTTCCAATGGGGCACGGCCGAGCAGAAAAGCGCCTTCCTGCCGCCCCTATCCAGCGGCGAAAATATAGCCTGCTTTGGTCTGACCGAGCCTGGCGCGGGTTCGGACGTGGCCGCCATGAACAGCCGGGCGCGCCGGGATGGCGGCGATTACATCCTCAACGGTGAGAAGATGTGGATCACCCTGGCCGATGTGGCCGACCGTTTCCTGGTCTTCGCCAAGACGGACCCGGACAAGGGCGCGAACGGCATCACCGCCTTCATCCTGGAGCGCGGCTGGCCGGGTCTGACCACGGGCACGATTGAGGGCAAGATGGGCGTGCGGGCCAGCAACACCGGCTGGGTCAACATGGCCGACGTGCGCGTGCCGGATAGCCACCGCCTGGGCGAAGAGGGCGAGGGCTTCAAGATCGCCATGAGCGCCCTGGACAACGCCCGGTATGGCGTGGCCGCCGGCGCGGTCGGCATCGTCAAGGCCTGTCTGGACGAGTCAATCGCCTATGGCCGGCAGCGCCAGACATTCGGCCGGCCCATCGTGGAGTACCAACTCGTCCAGCAGATGCTGGCTAATATGCAGCAGAGCATCGACGCCGGGCAGTTACTCGTCTGGAAGGCGGGCTGGCTGAAGAATCGCGGCGTGCGCAACACGCGCGAGACGAGCATGGCTAAGTGGTTTTGCACCGAGGCCGCCAAACGGGCCGCCGACGATGCCGTGCAAATCCATGGGGCCTACGGCTACTCCGACGAATACAACGTCGAGCGCCACCTGCGCAATAGCAAGAGCGCCGTCATCTATGAAGGCACGTCGCAGATTCATACCTTGATGCAGGCCGAATACGCGCTGGGCAACCGGCAGACACGGGCCATGCGCTGCGAACTGCCCGCCTACGATCCGGTTGAATGGGAAGCGGAGAACTGACAAGCCATTAATAGGCAATTGACGGGATAGGGAGTAGAATCGCCCTATCCACCTCGGTTACCAAACGCATCGCGGCGATTCAGGAGAACTATCATCGCGCCTGTCCGCTTGCGGAGGAATCAATCGAGAGAATTCAACGATTCTCAGCCTGATAATGAGGGAAGAAATGGAAACCACGTCGCTAGATCCGGGCGCGTTGGACGCGATTATTGGGGGCTACATCGGCGCTCCATTTGATGTTCTGGGGCCGCACCTGATGGGTACGGATCTGGTCATTCGTACCATGCAGCCGGACGCGGCCCACGTTACCGTCATCACTTCCAAGAAGAAAGCCATCCCGATGACCCAGATTCATCCGGCCGGCTTATTCGAGGCAGTCATTCCCGGGCGCAAGAAAATAGAGTCCTATCAACTGGATATAGCCTATCATAACGCCACCACTGGGCTAATCGATGACCCCTACGCTTTTCCGCCCACCTTTACCGACTTCGACTCCCATCTGATGGCTGAAGGCACGCATCTCCACATCTACGATCGCCTGGGCGCCCACATTATTGAGTTGAATGGGGTCAAGGGCGTCTTGTTTGCCGTGTGGGCCCCAAACGCACGGCGCGCCAGTGTGGTGGGCAATTTCAACAATTGGGATGGCCGCCGCCACCCCATGCGCTTCCACCCGGCCAACGGCATCTGGGAGTTGTTCATTCCGGCGCTGGACGAAGGCGAAATTTATAAATACGAGATCAAGACCCACTACCAAAACTATACCGTCACCAAGGCCGACCCGGTGGGCTTTGCCGCCGAGCTGCGGCCGAATAACGCCTCGGTCGTCTGGAATATCAATAAACACGAATGGCAGGACGAGGCCTGGCTGAACGGCCGCGCCGAGCGCCACGACGTGAAGAAGCCCATCAGCATCTATGAACTGCACCTGGGTTCCTGGCGGCGCCGGGACGGCTGGCAATGGCTGACCTATCGCGACCTTATCACCGACCTGATTCCCTACGTCAAGGAGATGGGCTTCACCCACATTGAGTTATTGCCGGTGTCGGAGCATCCCTTCGACGGCTCGTGGGGTTATCAGGTGACCGGCTTTTTCGCGCCCAGTCGCCGCTATGGCACGCCGGAAGATTTCATGGCCTTCATCGATGCCTGTCATCAGGCCGAGCTGGGGGTCATCGTCGATTGGGTGCCGGCCCACTTCCCCACCGACGAGCATGGCCTGGGATTTTTCGATGGAACACATCTATACGAACACGCTGACCCGCGTCAGGGTACGCAGCCGGATTGGGGAACCTACGTCTTCAATTACGGCCGCAACGAAGTGACCCAATTCCTGATCAGCAATGCCGTCTTCTGGCTCGATAAGTACCATATTGACGGCCTGCGCGTCGATGCGGTGGCCTCCATGCTCTACCTCGATTTCTCGCGCAAGCCAGGCGAATGGGTCGCCAATCGCTACGGCGGCCGCGAGAACCTCGACGCCATTGCCTTCATCCAGCGCTTCAATCACGAGCTCCATCGTCTATTCCCCACGGCGATCACCATCGCCGAGGAGTCAACCTCCTTCCCCGGCATCACGCGTTCCACGACCGAGGGAGGATTGGGTTTCGACTATAAATGGAATATGGGCTGGATGCACGACACGCTGCAATATTTTGAGAACGAGACCATCTTTCGCTCCTTCCATCACGGCACGCTCACCTTTTCACTGCTCTATGCCTTCAGCGAAAAGTTCCTCCTGCCCTTCTCCCACGACGAAGTTGTCCATCTGAAAAAAAGTATGCTCGATAAGATGCCGGGCGACGTGTGGCAGAAGTTCGCCAACTTGCGCCTGCTCTTTGCCTACCAATGGAGCCATCCGGGCAAGAAGCTATTGTTCATGGGCAGCGAGTTCGGTCAATGGCGCGAGTGGAGTGAGGAGCGCAGCCTGGACTGGCATCTCCTCGATCAGGACCCGAAGCATCGCCAATTGCAGGACTGCCTGCGCCGTCTCAATGGGCTATACCGGACGGAAGCAGCCTTGCATGAAGAAGAGTATTCGTGGGAAGGATTTCAATGGGTTGATCTCCACGACTACGAACGTAGCATATTGGGTTATGCGCGGATTGCGCCGACCACGGGCGAAACGGTGCTGGTGTTCCTGAACTTCACGCCGGTCGTGCGCCATAACTATCGCATCGGCGTGCCCAAGGCGGGGGTCTATCGCGAGCTATTCAATACGGACGCGGCCGAATTCGGCGGCAGTAACGTCGTCAACCAGCCTCAGACCACCACCGACAAGCCCTACCACAGCCAGGCTCAATCGATCGAGGTCACACTGCCGCCGCTGGGCGCGGTCTTTTTCAAGCGCGTTACGGATGAGTAACCAGCCGGATTCCCCCCTCTATCCGCTCCTCATGCAGCCGGTGCTGAAGGATTACGTGTGGGGCGGGCGAAACCTGGAACGGCGGCTGGGGCGCGCGCTACCGCCGGGCCGGATAGCCGAGAGTTGGGAGATCGCCGCCCATGAAGACGGTGATTCCATCGTGGTCAACGGCCCCCTTGCCGGGTTGTCGTTGCGCGCCGTCCACGGCCGCTTGGGCCTGGATTTGATCGGCCGGAACAACGCCTGGGCCGAGGAGCGCCACAAGTTCCCCCTGCTCATCAAGCTGCTCGACGCCCACGACAAGCTGTCGGTCCAGGTTCACCCCGATGACGCCTACGCCCTGGCCCACGAGGGCAACGAACTGGGCAAGACCGAGATGTGGGTTGTCCTCCACGCCGAGCCGGACGCTCAATTAATCGTCGGCTTGCGCGCCGGAACGGATCGGGCGGCCTTTCAGCAAGCCATCGCCGACGGCACAGTGACCGACCATTTGCACACGATCCCCGTGGCCGCCGGCGATTACGTCTGTGTGCCCAGCGGGACAGTCCACGCCATTATGGGCGGCGTCCTGATCGCCGAGATTCAACAGAACTCGAACACCACCTATCGCGTTTACGACTGGGGCCGCACCGCGAACGGGCAAGCCCGGCCGCTCCACGTGGCCCAGGCCCTGGCGGTCATCGACTTCAACGCCGCCGATGAACCGCAGTTGCAGCCCCCGACGCTCGTCAGCGAGGCCGATGGGGTCAGGCGATGGCGTCTATGCCGCAATCGCTACTTCACCACCGAACGGGTGGCGCTTGACGCAGGGGCAGTCTATCGGGGCGATCTCAACGGCGACACGCTGGAAATTTGGGGGGCCATCACCGGCCGGATTGAAGTGAATGGCGTCGCGCTATCGGCCGTTGGCTTCACGTTGTTGCCCGCCGCACTCGGCCCGTTCCAGGTTGTGGCCGCCACACCGGCTATCTGTCTGCGCGTTTTCGTGGAAGGAGCAACCTAGCCGCCATGTCGCCCAGCCCCGGCCTGTACCAAAAAAAGGTTTGCTTATTGGGTGAGTTTGCCGTCGGCAAAACCAGCCTGATCCGCCAATACGTGGAAGGGCGCTTTGATGAAAAATACCTCACGACGGTCGGCACCGTGGTCACCCGCAAGGTGGTGGAGGTTCGCGGCTACACGGTCAACCTGCTCATCTGGGACCTGGCCGGGGGGCGGGATTTTGGCCGGTCGCGCAACCTGGTCGGACTGGCCGGCGCGCTGCTGGTTTGCGATTTAACGCGGGCCGACACGCTGGACGCTCTGCGCGGCTATGCCCAATTGATCAATCAGGCCAATCCGGACGGGACGCTGATTGTATTGGCCAATAAAGCCGACCTGGTTGACGAACGGGTGATCACTGACGAGCAACTATGCGCCGTCGCTCATGAGCTGCAAGCGCCGCTGTTTTTCACCAGCGCCAAGACCGGCGACCAGGTAGAGTCGGCGTTTACCCTGTTGGCCGATCGTCTGGCTCCATCGTAAATCCCTTGCGGGGCGTGCCCAACTCGTAGACCTTCACCAGCTTTCGCCGGCGCTTCAGCTGGAACTCCCCTTTTTCGACGGTCTGAACGTAGTCGGCCACGGCCAGGGCCGTCGTTTCACTGAGCAGAATGCGGCCGGCGGCGGCCAACGAGCTGAGATGAAAGGCGACGTTGGTGGCATCGCCGACGACGGCATAGCGAAAACGCTGCTGCATCCCCAGATAGCCGGCAATGACCGGGCCGGTGCTGATGCCTACGCCAAACTGGACGGACGGAAACCTGGAATCGGCCGTTTTGTTGAACGCCAACAAACTTTGCTGAATATCCAGCGCCGCGCGCACGGCGCGCAACGGGTGGTCGGCCTGCTCCTCGGGCACGTTGAAGACCCCCATGACCATATCCCCGACGAGTTGCACCAGGCTGCCCTGATGGCGCAAGATCGCCTCGGCGATGATTGCCAGATAGGTATTGAGGAAATCGAGCGTGTCGGCGGGCTGGTATACTTCGGCAAAGACGGTGAAGTCGCGCATGTCGGCGAAGAGGATCGTTGCCTCGCGCTGCATCTCGCCCCCTGGTTCGGGCATCTGACGATTGGCAATCATCATCCTGGCTACCGATTCGGGCACTAGGCGTTTGAGAATATAACTCAATCGTTCGTTTGTCTGGGTCAATTGCGCCGATAGCAACTTCACTTCATTGTGCTGCTGCTGCAAGAGGAATTCCTGACGTGTTTTGCGGGTGGCATCCGAAGTGGTCAGCAGTAGATGA is drawn from Candidatus Promineifilum breve and contains these coding sequences:
- a CDS encoding enolase-like domain-containing protein, which translates into the protein MSQITRLLLAPARLSAHGPELTHSIGVVVDDARVYWGDCHLPAATDGPPAGRVLDVMASALVGQELSDFRELCASIPAIDAATLEQSGAFIGAGQQALLAAVAATRQQTAAETLAEAYGFPAPQHAPIEVPLFLEISDFAATAERIDRMLALRPAAVGYRLTGGQVAEAIGPNAEYLQRFVRELAGRIATQADGEGGWPAIYLGLNGALGALVGDPRRQLGQVLGHCAGLQSAVGGLDLYLEDPFVLDDAIAQPALFHQLKDYCRRSSAFDKQPFLVARAPGHDHDSVSAYGDIGAVDGLVFDLAAGWSIDRLMTQLVALRGAGARAIISHSTLELVSHHWPATIADMAIAGATALLLSYDHSPNSQLATTTGRIAEVTAWLGRGNG
- a CDS encoding tyrosine-type recombinase/integrase, with the translated sequence MKVTPHHTWAQYTLPRKELTMARHEANLLPISERPLPEGPMWIDEEAFLREAGAQSLKTETTYRSGLRLFADWLQHYRKAGYSRKDAWPLAPGQLTTDVVLEYRGWLLANRAKSTVTTYMAAIVGYLNFLDGYDRLPDTMQLGKLQRQMARRQIERNQAENVIDLDLARQDVPRIVEYYDTLPLPGDNDRYNRRLTVLRDRAIVRMLYSTAARISEVVSLNRANVGHGRAAYATIVGKGNKGRTLHIRAYAREAVVAYLAERGDTNQALFVSHSRNSGDARLSITSVHNVVKRAVNALHLHESLSAHDFRHYRATQLLRAGMPLEVVQEFLGHADVTTTRNIYAPVLGVQVVTEWLDNLDVTPRDALNDPNSGYAVDERVQNILDTL
- a CDS encoding acyl-CoA dehydrogenase family protein; amino-acid sequence: MDFELSESHKMVERTVYDFARKTVMPLIKEHDRAHTYPHELLPQMAALGFLGICLPVRYGGAGLDYLSLAILSEGLEYADSSVRETIAVHLGLHALPIFQWGTAEQKSAFLPPLSSGENIACFGLTEPGAGSDVAAMNSRARRDGGDYILNGEKMWITLADVADRFLVFAKTDPDKGANGITAFILERGWPGLTTGTIEGKMGVRASNTGWVNMADVRVPDSHRLGEEGEGFKIAMSALDNARYGVAAGAVGIVKACLDESIAYGRQRQTFGRPIVEYQLVQQMLANMQQSIDAGQLLVWKAGWLKNRGVRNTRETSMAKWFCTEAAKRAADDAVQIHGAYGYSDEYNVERHLRNSKSAVIYEGTSQIHTLMQAEYALGNRQTRAMRCELPAYDPVEWEAEN
- the glgB gene encoding 1,4-alpha-glucan branching protein GlgB: METTSLDPGALDAIIGGYIGAPFDVLGPHLMGTDLVIRTMQPDAAHVTVITSKKKAIPMTQIHPAGLFEAVIPGRKKIESYQLDIAYHNATTGLIDDPYAFPPTFTDFDSHLMAEGTHLHIYDRLGAHIIELNGVKGVLFAVWAPNARRASVVGNFNNWDGRRHPMRFHPANGIWELFIPALDEGEIYKYEIKTHYQNYTVTKADPVGFAAELRPNNASVVWNINKHEWQDEAWLNGRAERHDVKKPISIYELHLGSWRRRDGWQWLTYRDLITDLIPYVKEMGFTHIELLPVSEHPFDGSWGYQVTGFFAPSRRYGTPEDFMAFIDACHQAELGVIVDWVPAHFPTDEHGLGFFDGTHLYEHADPRQGTQPDWGTYVFNYGRNEVTQFLISNAVFWLDKYHIDGLRVDAVASMLYLDFSRKPGEWVANRYGGRENLDAIAFIQRFNHELHRLFPTAITIAEESTSFPGITRSTTEGGLGFDYKWNMGWMHDTLQYFENETIFRSFHHGTLTFSLLYAFSEKFLLPFSHDEVVHLKKSMLDKMPGDVWQKFANLRLLFAYQWSHPGKKLLFMGSEFGQWREWSEERSLDWHLLDQDPKHRQLQDCLRRLNGLYRTEAALHEEEYSWEGFQWVDLHDYERSILGYARIAPTTGETVLVFLNFTPVVRHNYRIGVPKAGVYRELFNTDAAEFGGSNVVNQPQTTTDKPYHSQAQSIEVTLPPLGAVFFKRVTDE
- a CDS encoding type I phosphomannose isomerase catalytic subunit, translating into MSNQPDSPLYPLLMQPVLKDYVWGGRNLERRLGRALPPGRIAESWEIAAHEDGDSIVVNGPLAGLSLRAVHGRLGLDLIGRNNAWAEERHKFPLLIKLLDAHDKLSVQVHPDDAYALAHEGNELGKTEMWVVLHAEPDAQLIVGLRAGTDRAAFQQAIADGTVTDHLHTIPVAAGDYVCVPSGTVHAIMGGVLIAEIQQNSNTTYRVYDWGRTANGQARPLHVAQALAVIDFNAADEPQLQPPTLVSEADGVRRWRLCRNRYFTTERVALDAGAVYRGDLNGDTLEIWGAITGRIEVNGVALSAVGFTLLPAALGPFQVVAATPAICLRVFVEGAT
- a CDS encoding Rab family GTPase — encoded protein: MSPSPGLYQKKVCLLGEFAVGKTSLIRQYVEGRFDEKYLTTVGTVVTRKVVEVRGYTVNLLIWDLAGGRDFGRSRNLVGLAGALLVCDLTRADTLDALRGYAQLINQANPDGTLIVLANKADLVDERVITDEQLCAVAHELQAPLFFTSAKTGDQVESAFTLLADRLAPS
- a CDS encoding adenylate/guanylate cyclase domain-containing protein, with the protein product MDEQLRNGLLSLTVQTYEIGYLLLEHDLTIRDGHPHVDRWLGHSYRDYVGRNVTEAIPELIGSEIALAMIGVGEDAYRLEAIFRPSADELGMFFDIQIIRLPGDDHLLLTTSDATRKTRQEFLLQQQHNEVKLLSAQLTQTNERLSYILKRLVPESVARMMIANRQMPEPGGEMQREATILFADMRDFTVFAEVYQPADTLDFLNTYLAIIAEAILRHQGSLVQLVGDMVMGVFNVPEEQADHPLRAVRAALDIQQSLLAFNKTADSRFPSVQFGVGISTGPVIAGYLGMQQRFRYAVVGDATNVAFHLSSLAAAGRILLSETTALAVADYVQTVEKGEFQLKRRRKLVKVYELGTPRKGFTMEPDDRPTG